Proteins encoded in a region of the Microbacterium neungamense genome:
- a CDS encoding VIT1/CCC1 transporter family protein: MQAPAEPTAADRKRWARYLVEERSEGAVYRRLAARRDGEEREILTALADAERRHEQHWLDLLGGEPARLPSAGIRSRMLAWMAGRFGLIFVLALAQSAEARSPYDAEQYATPAMRADEKVHHEVVRGLAARGRRRLSGSFRAAVFGANDGLVSNLALVLGIGATGVSSSFVLFSGIAGLLAGALSMGAGEFVSVRSQRELLAATEANDHADAAAADLDIDENELALVYRARGMDQDEALKRARRIVSAAREGVRRAATGPVGAVGTDHEIVGSDWTAALSSFLLFASGAIVPVLPWIFGLSGTTAIVTALILVGVALLSTGAMVGILSGGPPLRRALRQLAIGFGAAAITYGLGLVFGVGAV; encoded by the coding sequence TGTACCGCCGGCTCGCCGCCCGTCGCGACGGCGAGGAGCGGGAGATCCTGACCGCGCTGGCGGATGCCGAGCGTCGTCACGAGCAGCACTGGCTCGACCTGCTCGGCGGGGAGCCGGCGAGGCTGCCCTCCGCAGGCATCCGTTCACGCATGCTGGCCTGGATGGCCGGCCGCTTCGGGCTCATCTTCGTGCTGGCCCTCGCGCAGAGCGCCGAGGCGCGGTCGCCGTACGACGCCGAGCAGTACGCCACTCCGGCGATGCGCGCCGACGAGAAGGTCCACCACGAGGTGGTGCGCGGGCTCGCCGCCCGCGGCCGGCGGCGCCTGTCCGGATCGTTCCGCGCGGCGGTGTTCGGCGCGAACGACGGCCTGGTCAGCAATCTCGCCCTGGTGCTCGGAATCGGCGCGACCGGGGTGAGCAGCAGCTTCGTGCTGTTCAGCGGCATCGCCGGGCTTCTCGCCGGGGCGCTCTCGATGGGGGCGGGGGAGTTCGTGTCGGTGCGCTCCCAGCGCGAGCTGCTGGCCGCCACGGAGGCCAACGACCATGCGGATGCCGCAGCCGCAGACCTCGACATCGACGAGAACGAGCTCGCCCTCGTCTACCGCGCCCGCGGGATGGATCAGGACGAGGCGCTGAAGCGCGCGCGGCGCATCGTCAGTGCCGCCCGCGAAGGCGTGCGCCGCGCCGCCACCGGGCCGGTCGGCGCGGTCGGCACGGATCACGAGATCGTCGGCAGCGACTGGACCGCCGCGCTCTCCAGCTTCCTGCTCTTCGCCTCCGGCGCGATCGTCCCCGTGCTGCCGTGGATCTTCGGACTCAGCGGGACCACAGCGATCGTCACGGCCCTGATCCTCGTTGGCGTCGCCCTGCTCAGCACGGGCGCCATGGTCGGCATCCTGTCCGGCGGCCCGCCGCTGCGCCGCGCTCTGCGGCAGCTGGCGATCGGCTTCGGGGCGGCGGCGATCACCTACGGGCTGGGGTTGGTTTTCGGCGTCGGGGCGGTCTAG